tgatcagatttgtttgtgttttttttatttctctctcttttaataGAATGGGAATTTTTGCATCAAAGGTCATGGACCAGAACCTGAAGAAGCAGCAGGAGTTCATGCTGCACAATGCCCGAGTACAGGTAGGTTAAAAActaatatcatatataatatgatGCATGCaggtcatattttatttatgcagtAGGATTTCACATAAAGGTTCGAGTCAGACGAAAGATTAAGAAGCCAAATTTAGAGATATAATGTTAGTAAACTTTAAGGGTGCGGTAACAGATTGGCAGGAAAATCATCACAATATTTAGGGATTTTGTGAGCAGTAgcacttacaaaaaaaagaaaaaacatatcaGGTGATATGTTTAATGTCTACaagtataaatacataaaaatacaaaaaagttaaatttgTAATTTCTTCAATATAGTTATAGATATTATATTGTCATAACGCTCAGCcttaatgcacattaataccAGTAATAATGCTGCACATGAAACCATTGTTTTCTTGAACGTCTTTATGATAATGAGAACAGTTGATTATATCTAAATCTCTGTATGAGTCCGTCTCAGTgttaagataaaaataatgtgatatttctcattgtttaataaaaactaaGCTGTTTATccataaatatacagaatatggTGATGTGAGTCGGCCCTCCGTTTCACACcttggattatttttgttatttaccGAGCCGCTCCGTTATAGCCGATAAGTATTGACTGGTTTACTTTAATAGGATTGAAATATTTTAGTAGTGAAAGAGGTGAAAATGGAGGTGATGCTGGAGAGAGAGCACATGACAGACAGTGACGTGACACTAAATCAGGACATTTGCTGTATTTCGTCGGGCCTGTACTTGTACACTCTACATTGACAATGAAGTTGAGTCgaatatttttgtaaacatgGCACTACTGGTTTAATttagcacttttattttttcataaaaattCCGATCTACATCATATGGTGAAGAATGTGTAAATCTTTACAGGATAccagactatttatttattaaatataatttaatacaaacaTCAAACAGATGCTTTAATATCGTCGCTAATCTTCGGTTCCACCACATGAGCCTCGTTACTGCAAGGAAACACGCACTTTAATTAGCTTAGGATAGATGCAAGAAATCAAAAGAATAAAGATCTGAACATTAGGAACTTTAACCTTATagtcagctccagaattattgccTTTATTGGTCAAAATGGGTCAAACATACATATAACGTactgtgtattttaaatgaagccaaatgaatgatttttttatttattagcaagTCTTTTtagtgaaaatatttatttgaaccCTTTCATgcacaaattattttaaatttgaacttaaacactttaatatattgcaagaaataaagcaaagaaTTATGCaggaaacaacaaaaacatcatcaacaacattTACACGTGTTTATAAGTAAAGGTAGTTAACATTCAAGTCTAAAACGTTTAAGGTTCATCGGTGAAAATGAAGAAACTTTCATTCATATAGCAAATTATAGTAATATTCTTAACATATTTGTGACTGTTATATAATGCAGCTGATTTAgttttcaatttaaaatttattggagtaaaaaaatgacagatttatttgtatttattttaagagaTAGACTGTGATTATAACTTAAATATACCAAACCTTATCAAATAAACTTTATCTAGATGGagaaacattattattgttgattATCTTTAACTGCATGAAAGGGTTAAAGATTTACTTCAGCTGAAGGTTAGATTTCTATCTTGATTGAcaaaatagggggcacggtggcttcgtggttagcacgtttgcctcacacctccagggttgggggttcgattcccaccaccgccttgtgtgtgtggagtttgcatgttctccccgtgcctcgggggtttccttcgggtactccggtttcctcccccggtccaaagacatgcatggtaggttgattggcatctctggaaaaactgtccgtagtgtgtgagtgaatgagagtgtgtgtgtgtgtgccctgcgatgggttggcactccgtccagggtgtatcctgccttgatgcccgatgacgcctgagataggcacaggctccctgtgacccgaggtagttcggataaacggtagaagatgagtgaatgaatgaatgaatgaattgacaaaatatacaaaagacGCTTCCATCTACAtcaaaggtgccaataattctggagctgacCGTGTACCACTCGATACCGTGTATAAAAGTCTAATCGTCTTTAACCCTCTAATCAAAgggaataaaattaaatagatTTTCAGGAAGACAGGATAGTTGTAGTGTAAAAGGAGCAGCAGAAAACCACAAACTTCTGAGCGATACGAAACGCAATATAAAATTCAGATCATGATGACGTTTCAGTGCAAAGTTTTCTtgcttcataataataataatgataataataataagcttgtGCTATTTCTGAACACTGGGcctttttgttgtgtttatgtttccCTGGAGATCATCACAGAGATTTGCTCGTTAAAGATGGCTTCATCATTTCCGTCCCCCCGGAGCGAGCGCACGGCGATGTGTAACCTGAGCACCTTTATTGCCATTCCGAGTTGCAAAACGCTCGTTTTCCAGCTTCATTTTACACCGAGATAATGTGATGTTTTTTGATTGATCTGTGCCCGTGAGGCGGTGAGCAGCTGCGATCAGTGATATTATAACGGCAGGATTTCCTCCACTTGATGGAGGGAGGATTATAAACCGTGCAGCTGCTTCCGCCGTGCATTAACACTCATAACACACGTAAGGGGCTGATTGATCGCCGACGCGGCCCTGATTGCGTCTGTTTGTTTAAGGGCACGATCGGTGACGCAGTTACATTCCACCTGATTTTATTTCTCCCAATATCCTTAGcacatttgttctttttctcatCTTTAAGTTTCCTTTGTATATTTCTTGAACTCaggatggggggcacggtggcttagtggttagcacgttcgactcacacctccagggttgggggttcgattcccgcctccgccttgtgtgtgtggagtttgcatgttctccccgtgcctcgggggtttcctccgggtactccggtttcctcccccggtccaaagacatgcatggtaggttgattggcatctctggaaaattgtccatagtgtgtgagtgaatgagagtgtgtgtgtgtgtgccctgcgatgggttggcactccgtccagggtgtatcctgccttgatgcccgatgacgcctgagataggcacaggctccccgtgacccgaggtagttcggataagcggtagaagatgaatgaatgaatgaatgaatgaatattaaaatcatCAGAGAAGGATCTAAGAAAAGTAAAATCCTAATAAGAATGTTTTCAGTAGTGAAAATTGTTCTgtggagattttatttttttttgtctttttgtgaaGTTTGCTGTCAGTCACCGGACAAAGACGGTCACTCGACGGACCGTTTAAGTGACGGACGATTTTCCTTTTGCATTAAGATGTCTAAGCGTACTTCGTTTCCGACGTCCATTACCCTCGCACGTCATCACGTCACGGCCCTTTGTTACACGAAGACACGTTTTCTCTCAACTTTTCTTGATTCTGTAAACGCTGCCCGACATCACGGAGAGGTCGAACGAATACCCACAGAGTTCAGGGTTCGAGATGAATCGTGGACCTCCCTGTGTCGATGTGTTAGCTTTGTCATATGGAGTCTTTTATTAGAAATGTCTTCTATCTTTCTGTCACGTTAACGACATTTCCGTTATCAGTGCGTCATTAACTTTTCCAAACACAGCACTAACATCAGCACTTAACTAGTGTATGTTCAGGCACAGCTTATGGAAGTGAGGTAGATTTGAAAGGAAATAATTTCTTATATATCTGAACACCGAAGCTGATGTTTTCCGAGGCGGGGCAGCTGTGTTCAGGATGTGTTTCACTGGACACTATTTACTATCTAACTTTCTAAGTAAGTAATtaagataaaagttttttttttgtttttcttctttcatttcattatgaCCGATCATGTTCCTGTCATTTCAGGACGTGATGGTAATAAAACgtctatttttttctgtagaaaTAAAGCATCAATTAGACATAAAAAGGTTGACGTGCGGCGAAAGGCAGGACGAGTTTCAGACTGAGTCACCGTGCACACGCAGGTCTCGGCGACACACAATCACGCACCCTGCAATTTGAAGCACTTTAACGTTTAATGTTAAGTGCACGTTTCATTTCCTCGAGTGTCGTGCTAGAGGTTTCGACGTCCACTCCGGTGGAGTCTAAAGTCTTTTGTGCCATTTGTCTGATTTAAATCCAACAGTGAAAAAGCAGAATTATGAACATTTATTCTGGTTACAGCGTCAGTGCAGTGATACAaggtgtgtgtaggactgtgtttttatttcaacatattggtaaaaaaaaaaaaaatcagtgtgtgtgcgcattaaAGACAGAAAGTACACTAAGGCtgattttattatgttattaggATGGAAAATGTTGGTGAACCCAAAACACGACGCATGTTTGATTCGCTTTCTGCAAATGAGTCGATTCTGAGTTGAATCACTCAGAATAACTTAGGGCTCTGGTTCTAGTCATTGAACACACTTTTCCCtcggctatgtgtgtgtgtgtctgtgtgtgtgtgtccatgtgtgtgtgtgtgtgtccatgtgtgtgtgtgtgtgtgtccatgtgtgtgtgtgtgtgtgtgtccgtgtgtgtgtgtgtgtccgtgtgtgtgtgtgtgtccgtgtgtgtgtgtgtgtccgtgtgtgtgtgtgtgtccgtgtgtgtgtgtgtgtccgtgtgtgtgtgtgtgtccgtgtgtgtgtgtgtgtgtgtccgtgtgtgtgtgtccgtgtgtgtgtgtccgtgtgtgtgtgtccgtgtgtgtgtgtccgtgtgtgtgtgtccgtgtgtgtgtgtctgtgtgtgtgtgtgtccgtgtgtgtgtgtgtccatgtgtgtgtgtgtccatgtgtgtgtgtgtccatgtgtgtgtgtgtccatgtgtgtgtgtgtccgtgtgtccgtgtgtgtgtccatgtgtccgtgtgtgtgtgtgtccgtgtgtgtgtgtgtgtgtccgtgtgtgtccgtgtgtgtgtgtgtgtgtccatgtgtgtgtgtgtgtccatgtgtgtgtgtgtgtccgtgtgtgtgtgtgtgtgtccatgtgtgtgtgtccatgtgtgtgtgtccatgtgtgtgtccatgtgtgtgtgtctgtgtgtgtgtctgtgtgtgtgtctgcgtgtgtgtctgtgtgtgtctgtctgtgtgtctgtctgtgtgtgtgtctgtgtgtgtgtgtgtgtccgtgtgtgtgtgtgtgtgtgtgtgtctgtctgtgtgtgtgtctgtctgtgtgtgtgtctgtctgtgtgtgtgtctgtgtgtgtgtgtgtccgtgtgtgtgtgtgtgtccatgtgtgtccatgtgtgtgtgtccgtgtgtgtgtgtccatgtgtgtgtgtgtgtgtgtgtccatgtgtgtgtgtgtccgtccgtgtgtgtgtccgtgtgtgtgtgtgtctgtccatgtgtgtgtgtctgtccgtgtccgtgtgtctgtgtccgtgtgtctgtgtgtgtgtgtctgtgtgtgtgtgtctgtgtgtgtgtgtctgtgtgtgtgtgtctgtgtgtgtgtgtccatgtgtgtgtgtgtgtgtgtccgtgtgtgtgtgtgtgtgtgtgtgtgtgtccatgtgtgtgtgtgtgtgtccatgtgtgtgtgtgtgtccatgtgtgtgtgtgtgtctgtccgtgtgtgtgtgtctgtgtccgtgtgtgtgtgtgtctatgtgtgtgtgtctatgtgtgtgtgtgtgtgtgtgtgtctatgtgtgtgtgtttatagatggaGCGTCAGATTCTCATGCAGAATGAGATGCGAGAGCGACAGATGGCTATGCAGATCGCCTGGTCCAGAGAATTTCTCAAATACTTTGGGTCATTTTTCGGTCTGGCTGCAGTCGGGTGCACCGCCgggtcagtcacacacacacaaacacacagacacacacacacaaacacacagacacacacaaagaccatGACACATCGCAGTTTATACCTGAGTGAAAGTCTcagagtttttctttctttccttctctcatgCACACAGAATTTACACAAATAATCCCTAGTGGCATTAAAGGATTCCAGTTAATAAACCGATAGCAAGCTTTTCGACCAGGAAGCGTGGCGTCTTTGCGTCAAAGCCGTTATTCAGATCAATTTCTTATCGTCCCAGAAATACGAAATCGTGATAGCTGACATGATGCAAATGCAGAGGATGGTAAGAAATATCAACGTGACACTCGGAGCGAAGACGAAATGTTTTGGtgccaaaatattttcattttttaggaaatatgatgattataatacaaaaatgtcaCGATACACTTTACACGATATCTATTTTACAAGttcattttaaagttaaattgAAGTAAAATCTAACgagaaacagattaaaatgaGGGAGAACTGtctatgttgtgtttgtctcttttCCACATGAGTCTGATGTGTTTGCTGTGTTTGGCCACAGAGCcataaagaggaagaaacccGGTCTGTTTGCGCCGCTGGTGCCGCTCGGCTTCGTCCTGGCGTATCAGGTGGACATGGCGTACGGCTCTTTCATCCACCGCATGAGAGGTACGTACTGTAAACGTCCCTGATTTCAGCAGCGGTGTGTTTTTCAAGCCCAAAACGAATCACAGATCAATAAGTAGTTCCTCTGGTTAACGAAGTTTAACGTGAGGATTTGCAGCTCCGCTCCtcatccttcctttcttccttagAACTTATTAAATTAGACCGGAAGGTTTGGGATACTTGAGTTAGTACTCGAGTAAGTGTGAGAGTGATTTGTGATTACAGGTTTAGAGCAGGAGCTGCATTTAAATTATTAGAGCATCCTGCCTTCAAGTGTCGCCACCATCACGCTCTCAGTAAATCCTGCTCGAGTGCTCTGGCACTTCTCTGAAATACGGTATATATTTAGCTAAAATTATATCTTGCGAGGTCTGAATTATGACATAATCCAGTTTAATGAGGGGACTGAGACCCCTTAGTGCCTCAACACCGTGTTATTAATTCAATTAACACTTTTCTATATGAACTAAAAGCACTTAATAAAAGTCTGTGACTCCCTACAGTGTAGTTTCTTTAGTTTCTCTCCTTCACCTTTTACTGCATTTACAAATCAAATCGTTTAGATTTTAACAAGAATAGAATTTATTGTGCAGCagttttgatattttatttaaagaaaatgctCCCAGAATTCAATAGAAAATGGAGCTACACTGTTTATGTTTAAACCTCTTCTGTCCCGTGTCCCTTTTACAGTCAGTCAGTTACACCGTCCCAGACGCAGACGTCTGAACTCATCGACCGATTTCTGAAAACTCCTTCAGACACGATTATTGATTAATAATTCAGGGCTGAGCGACTCACAAGCCGCTCACTCAGTACTGCACTGTGTCACTTTAACACACTCCTCATACACTCCTCATACAgcctgtgtgttcagtgtgtgtttatttaacactgtaAAGTCTTGCTTGGATTCATGTCACGTTGATGCATAGAGCAGCAATCAACCTGCATCATTATTAGAAATATTTGCAGATCATAATGACAGAATCAGAACAGAAGATACAcagaaaagtgaaagtgacgtgacatacggctaagtacggtgacccatactcagaattcgttctctgcatttaacccatccaaaatgcacacacacacacacacagcagtgaacacacacacaggagcagtgggcagccatttatgctgcggcgcccagggagcagttgggggggttcggtgccttgctcaagggcacctcatgccccttttccaccgaggcagtttgagtgctggttcggagcctaatttagaaccagttctttctgttacgacagccaaagcaccggctctgaaccaggaaaagtggttcttaagtagcaccaaaacgttgctggtctagacttaagaaccgcttgtgttaggggctgtgggcggggctactgttagcgcttttgttaatgtaccttaagtgtactaatgtttaatacacttttacttcaAGCCGGTTCTTAGAaagttcgccagtggaaccaacttttaACCGGCACCAGTgttggctctgaaccagcacccggttctttttggtggaaaaggggcatcagtcgtggccgagactcgaacccacaaccttagggttaggagtcagacttcTCTAACTGTTAGTAAAAAACCGCTGTAAAACACCGCTGTTAGAGATTTATTGCTTATGTGACGCAGGATTCAGTGGCTCCTGGGCATCAAATTAAAGTCCTGATCCAGGTTGGGTGAAGGAGCCAAGATAAGAAGCACACTGTAGTGTGACGCCCAAGGC
This genomic interval from Tachysurus vachellii isolate PV-2020 chromosome 17, HZAU_Pvac_v1, whole genome shotgun sequence contains the following:
- the plgrkt gene encoding plasminogen receptor (KT), translating into MGIFASKVMDQNLKKQQEFMLHNARVQMERQILMQNEMRERQMAMQIAWSREFLKYFGSFFGLAAVGCTAGAIKRKKPGLFAPLVPLGFVLAYQVDMAYGSFIHRMREEAENIMVAEADRLNLPHGPPTFESIEKARRAKSHLPPLSEK